In one Pseudomonas tensinigenes genomic region, the following are encoded:
- the mprF gene encoding bifunctional lysylphosphatidylglycerol flippase/synthetase MprF has protein sequence MRANSSDPQDTVTAEHPIKPERLRLLDRLSKYRQPIGLAVTLLLFAIALIACRHLLAELDLDALHDSILDVPKPALIGAFGATVVGFIILLGYEWSASRYAGVKLPPRTLALGGFTAFAIGNAIGLSLLSGGSVRYRLYARLGLGASEVAHMTLFASLSLGCALPPLAALATLSDLPAASQALGLSEGLLGTVAAVVLALGAVLAIGIYRRRLPEQPLRDNLLVRVGRRTLRLPGRRLTFLQLIITALDVAAAATVLYLLLPEAPPFGAFLLVYLLALAAGVLSHVPGGVGVFEAILLAAFADKLGAAPLAAALLLYRLIYVVLPLLVACVFLLINEGQRLFQTQTMRAASGLAAPILAVLVFLSGVVLLFSGATPEIDTRLEHIGFLIPHRLVDASHFGASLIGVLCLMLAQGLRRRLSAAWMLTTILLLVGALLSLLKGFDWEEATLMTLTAALLGVFRRSFYRPSRLTELPFSPLYLVASLCVLGASTWLLLFAYQDVPYSHQLWWQFTLDADAPRGLRSLLGAAVLLLVIALTWLLRTARPVIHLPTPDELDRAAKILMASSQPDGGLALTGDKALLFHQNDEAFLMYARRGRSLVALYDPIGPGQQRAEMIWQFRDLCDIHHARPVFYQVRAENLPYYMDIGLTAIKLGEEARVDLHRFDLEAKGKEMKDLRYTWNRGTRDGLSLEIHEPGQAPMDELKVISDAWLTGKNVREKGFSLGRFSDDYLKHFRIAVIRFEGRPVAFANLLETYSHDLASLDLMRAHPDAPKLTMEFMMVGLIQHYKSHGYARFSLGMVPLSGLQPRRGAPLTQRLGSMVFRRGEQLYNFQGLRRFKDKFQPDWEPRYMAVPAGLDPLVALADTAALIAGGLTGLVKR, from the coding sequence ATGCGCGCCAACTCGTCTGATCCACAAGACACCGTCACAGCGGAACATCCGATCAAACCCGAGCGTTTGCGCTTGCTGGATCGGTTGAGCAAATACCGACAACCGATTGGTCTGGCGGTGACTTTGCTGCTGTTTGCCATTGCGCTGATTGCCTGTCGCCATCTGCTTGCCGAACTCGATCTCGATGCACTGCACGACTCGATTCTCGACGTGCCGAAACCCGCGCTGATCGGCGCCTTCGGTGCGACCGTGGTCGGCTTCATTATTCTGCTTGGCTATGAATGGTCAGCCAGCCGCTATGCCGGCGTGAAATTGCCGCCGCGCACATTGGCCTTGGGCGGCTTCACCGCGTTTGCGATTGGCAATGCGATCGGTCTGTCGCTGCTGTCCGGCGGCTCGGTTCGCTACCGTTTATATGCACGACTGGGTCTGGGCGCGTCGGAAGTCGCGCACATGACCTTGTTCGCCAGTTTGTCGCTGGGCTGCGCCTTGCCGCCGCTGGCTGCATTGGCAACGCTGAGCGACCTGCCTGCTGCCTCCCAGGCCTTGGGGCTTTCCGAAGGCCTGCTCGGCACGGTCGCCGCTGTCGTGCTGGCGCTTGGCGCCGTACTGGCTATCGGTATCTACCGTCGGCGCCTGCCGGAACAACCGTTGCGCGACAACCTGCTGGTCAGGGTTGGCCGCCGCACGCTGCGCTTGCCGGGGCGTCGCCTGACCTTCCTGCAACTGATCATTACCGCCCTCGACGTTGCGGCTGCCGCCACGGTCCTTTATCTGTTGCTGCCGGAAGCGCCACCGTTTGGTGCGTTCCTGTTGGTGTACCTGCTGGCATTGGCTGCCGGCGTGCTCAGCCACGTACCCGGCGGCGTCGGTGTGTTCGAAGCGATTCTGCTGGCCGCTTTCGCCGACAAGCTCGGTGCCGCACCACTGGCCGCGGCGCTGCTGCTGTATCGCCTGATCTACGTGGTGTTGCCGCTGCTGGTGGCCTGCGTATTCCTGCTGATCAACGAAGGTCAGCGCCTGTTTCAGACCCAAACCATGCGCGCCGCGTCTGGTCTGGCCGCGCCGATTCTGGCGGTGCTGGTGTTCCTGTCCGGTGTGGTGCTGCTGTTTTCCGGCGCTACCCCGGAAATCGATACACGTCTGGAACACATCGGTTTTCTGATTCCTCATCGACTGGTCGACGCTTCGCACTTTGGCGCCAGCCTGATCGGCGTGCTCTGCCTGATGCTCGCCCAGGGCCTGCGTCGTCGCCTGTCCGCCGCGTGGATGCTCACCACTATTCTGTTGTTGGTCGGCGCCCTGCTCTCGCTGCTTAAAGGCTTCGACTGGGAGGAAGCGACGCTGATGACCCTGACGGCTGCGCTGCTCGGTGTGTTCCGTCGCTCGTTCTATCGCCCGAGCCGCCTGACCGAACTGCCCTTCTCGCCGCTGTACCTGGTAGCCAGCCTGTGCGTGCTCGGTGCCTCGACGTGGCTGCTGCTGTTCGCCTATCAGGACGTGCCTTACAGCCATCAACTGTGGTGGCAGTTCACCCTCGACGCTGACGCGCCACGTGGCCTGCGTTCGCTGCTCGGCGCCGCCGTCCTGCTGCTGGTGATCGCGCTGACCTGGCTGCTGCGTACCGCGCGCCCGGTCATTCACCTGCCGACGCCTGACGAACTCGATCGCGCGGCGAAGATTCTGATGGCCTCGTCGCAACCCGACGGCGGCCTCGCGCTGACCGGTGACAAGGCGCTGCTGTTTCACCAGAACGACGAAGCGTTCCTGATGTACGCGCGGCGTGGCCGCAGTCTGGTGGCGCTGTACGACCCGATCGGCCCCGGCCAGCAACGCGCCGAGATGATCTGGCAGTTCCGCGACCTCTGCGACATCCACCACGCCCGCCCGGTGTTCTACCAGGTGCGCGCGGAGAACCTGCCGTACTACATGGACATCGGCCTGACCGCGATCAAACTCGGCGAAGAAGCCCGGGTCGATCTGCATCGCTTTGACCTGGAAGCCAAGGGCAAAGAGATGAAGGACCTGCGCTACACCTGGAACCGTGGCACCCGCGACGGGTTGTCGCTGGAGATTCACGAGCCGGGTCAGGCGCCGATGGACGAGCTGAAAGTGATTTCCGATGCGTGGCTGACCGGCAAGAACGTGCGTGAGAAAGGCTTCTCCCTCGGCCGCTTCAGCGACGATTACCTGAAGCATTTCCGCATCGCGGTGATTCGCTTCGAAGGTCGCCCGGTGGCGTTCGCCAACCTGCTCGAAACTTATAGCCATGACCTGGCCAGTCTCGACCTGATGCGCGCGCACCCGGACGCCCCCAAGCTGACCATGGAATTCATGATGGTCGGCCTGATTCAACACTATAAGAGTCACGGATACGCGCGCTTCAGCCTGGGCATGGTGCCGTTGTCGGGGTTGCAACCCCGGCGTGGTGCACCGCTGACCCAGCGTCTGGGCTCGATGGTTTTCCGCCGTGGTGAGCAGCTGTACAACTTCCAAGGCTTGCGCCGCTTCAAAGACAAGTTCCAGCCTGACTGGGAACCCCGTTATATGGCCGTGCCCGCCGGACTCGATCCGCTGGTGGCGCTGGCCGACACTGCTGCCCTGATCGCGGGCGGCTTGACTGGATTGGTGAAACGCTGA